A window of Podarcis muralis chromosome 10, rPodMur119.hap1.1, whole genome shotgun sequence genomic DNA:
ctgggacagtatttctgtcttgtcaagattcaacctcaatctgttagccgccatccatcctccaactgcctccagaaactcacacaggaccttcactggttcaaatttaaaagagaggaagagctgggtatcatccacatactggggAACACGCACCCCAAACCCGCTGATGATCTCTCCCCGTGACTTCGTATAGATATTTAAAAGCATGGGGGAAGAGgacggagccctgaggcaccccacaagtgaaagcccaggggtctgaacactcatcccacaacaccactttctggacattgcccaggaggaaggaggggaaccatTGCACAGCAGTGCCCTCAGCTCCCCTAgagggtccagaaggataccatggtcaaaggtctccaaagctgctgagagatccagcagaaccaggaaagagCTTTCCTCTTGGTCTCTAGCCCATAGGAGATCATCAAGCAGTGCAACCAGGGttgtttcagtcccatgatgaggcctgaatcgcAATCAGAAGGATAATGGTGGCAGAAGCTTTCCtggtcctgcacccccaaaagctcCAGGCCCAAGACTTTCATTAGCTTTCAAGGGGCCAtcagagttgctggaaggagttgtccaggacaccatccaaccatcttagggagtgcattctggatttgtgtaggttttcctccatagcattttcttctcctgaagataactcaagaggaataataataataataacaataattcattatttataccccgcccatcttgctgggcttccccagccactctgggcggcttccaaaagaatattaaaatactataatacatcaaacattaaaagcttcccgaaacagggctgccttcagatgtcttctaaaagcctggtagttgttgttctccacagggaaggcgccactaccgagaaggccctctgcctggttccctgtaacttggcttctcgcagtgagggaactgccagaaggccctcggtgctagacctcagtgtccaggtagaacgatgggggtggagatgctccttcaggaagtGAGGgaaccatggcccaatgggaaaatttatggaagatctattggaaattcacaaactgttacacaattagagagaactttcaaaaaatgcaacatcgatggtatctaacaccatggaaactttcaaaaatgtataaaaatgtgtcaagtaattgttggagatgcggagactcaggaacattctaccatatgtggtggatatgtaggaaaatacaggtattctgggtgagtatacatgcagaactgcaaaaaatgctaaagatctctttcaataaaaaaacagaggcctacctcctgagAATAACAGATCTGGATATTCcagaaaagaggaagggtatctttttatatgcgatggcggcagcaagagttttgattgcagcaaaatggaagagtaatgaaatcccctctatacaagattggatccaaaagctgacagaatatgccgaattggatggtttatcagaaaaaataaagaataaatcaaaacaggaatttgtttctaaatgggaggttttcaaagaatatctgaaaaataaatatagtagtttaaattctgttgcagcattcgatgAACGTCAGTGatagttgctaggtagatagaagaaattagattcattgagaataagtttaattatgaaaaaaatgtgtgtacagtggtgccccacaagacgaacgcctcgcaagacggaaaacccgctagacgaaagggttttccgttttggaggcgcttcgcaaaacgaatttccctatgggcttccttcgcaagacgaaagcccatagggaaatctccgggacagcggggaagcacagcgcgtcttccccactgtcctcggacctcctgccgccaggcttcggaaggctgctccgaagcctggcggggggcggagaggttttttaaaaaccccgggacagcgggggacttctccgctgtccggggcgattttaaaatgctgccgggtggcagcgctgccgcccagcagcatttaaaaaaacccgggacagcagGTTTAAAATTGCCCCGGGCAATGcgattctccgctgtcccggaaggcttttgaaggcaggcggggggagcaaagactttcgcccccctcccgccttcagaagaggtcctggaggtcttctgaaggcaggcggggggcgaaagtctttgttcccccctgcctgccttcctgttctccgctgtcccggagggcttttgaaggcaggcgggggggagcaaagactttcgccccccgcctgccttcagaagaggtcctggacctcttctgaaggcgggcgggggggcaaaagtctttgctcccccctgcctgccttcccgggagagcggagaaacgtgcagcctctccttgcggaggggttgcgcgcagctatggaagaaggcaaggcagcgagcaggatggatcccgctcgctgttttgccttcccctttagccccgcgcagcctctccttgcggaggggttgcgcgcagctatggaagaaggcaaggcagcgagcgggatggatctcgctcgctgttttgccttcccctttagccccgcgcagcctctccttgcggaggggttgcgcacagctatggaagaaggcaaggcagcgagcgggatggatctcgctcgctgttttgccttcccctttagccccgcgcagcctctccttgcggaggggttgcgcgcagctatggaagaaggcaaggcagcgagcgggatggatcccgctcgctgttttgccttcccctttagccgcGCGCAGcgtctccttgcggaggggttgcgcgcagctatggaagaaggcaaggcagagagcgggatggatcccgctcgctgttttgccttcccctttagccccgggcagcctctccttgccgggagacactgcgcagggctttcctggcttttctgggaggtgggggaattcccccacctcccgcaaaaccggcagaagccgcgcgcactttaaaagggctgcacggcttctcctggctttcctgtccccgacggcttttgaaggcaggcggggggagcaaagactttcgccccccgcctgccttcagaagacgtCCTGGaccttcgccccccgcccgcctgccttcccaggggcttttaaatcgccccggacagcggagaagtcctccgctgtcccggggcgattttaaaatgccgcctgccagcattttaagatcgccctggacagcggagaagccctccgctgtcccggggttttttaaaatgctgggggtgggtgggaagaaaagcccttgtccccccccagccttcagaagaggtcgggggacagactgtccccggacctggtccgaagtcggtttccataggaacgcattaattgattttcaatgcattcctatgggaaaccgtgcatcgcaagacgaaaaactcgcaagaagaaaaaacttgcggaacgaattaatttcgtattgcgaggcaccactgtattggcaatacttaatatgaatttgaaatatggaatagacgggaagttgggtctttagtgttaagaccaatagatgttttattgtttgccaagaaaattatgtgtctatggttatttttgtaatttgtgtgtaatttggtatttgtgttttttttgtgtgtgtttttttcttgttgtatgtataaataaatattttttttgtaaaaaaagaggaAGTGAGGGTGTGCACCAAAGTATTACGACCAGAGATTTCCTTCGCGATGGGCTTCCTTCCccggttgacgagccccatctgccctgaCTTTCCTCTGCAGAATGGGCACaatctgccttcttgactgtgggattcactgttgTTCTCATCCTTTCCATCCACCAGAGCCTGCCATCAcctgcagcagaattccccaacCCACCAAGAATTTGAGACCCAGcagctatcctcacctggtttagcaggccagttgaagctgttcctgggattgtggcccctattgcatgctgacagcttccggaagcaacaggtgagagctgagtgcagggtggggaccaatggtGGGTAGATTACCCCAGAAGGTGgacaacatgtcccccaccaaaggtactaccgctcccctaacaccccatgacATCGTATGATTATGATCTTTAAGACAGAACAGGAATAAATTCATGTCCCCAGAAATAACACAACTACGAGGCATTAGTGAATCAATACAACATTTTCAAGGTACTACACTTTCCGCCAAGTACAGTTTATCTATTTGCcttgaatatcctgcttttcagtgtcATTTTAGGATAGTCCTGCGCCAGAAGACGGGCAGAAGATCAGACAGCACATCACTCTTTAAAGAATCATGTTGCTTTATGAACATTGATTGAGGATTTGGAAAGGTGCTCTTGAATTACTATCATTTGACATGGCAACTTCAGTTCCTAAAAATTGGGAAAATGGGTAGGAGGTGAGGGAGTGTAGGAGACGTTGAAATAGGAGAATGTGCTAATGGAGGTTGATGTGTTGTCTTTCCCTTAattctcttccttgaaacccaaCAGGATTTACTTTCCTCCCACTCTGAAGAAGGGGATGGAGAAGACAGTCAAAACTCCAGGGAATGGTGCACCTTTCGTTTCATTaggaatagaaattaaaatgtggAATATTCTTCAttgaatgagcacacatagttcacatcaacgACCTCCAACAGAGGAGATaccatttaaaggtatggagtgCAGAAAGAGCGTTACCaataatggaaaacttagaagacatcaacagaatagcacaggggagaaaccatataaatgtatggagtgtggaaagagcttcagtcagagtggacacctcaatatacatcaacggattcacacaggggagaaaccatatacatgtatggagtgtggaaagagcttcagtcagagtgcataCCTCAATATTCATCAaaagactcacacaggggagaaaccatttacatgtatgcagtgtggcaagagctttagtgataatggcaaacttagaacacatcaccggactcacacaggggagaaaccatttaaatgtatagagtgcggaaagagctttagtttcAATGCaacccttagaatacatcaacggactcacacaggggagaaaccatataaatgtatggaatgtggaaaaagtttcagtcggagtggacacctcaatatacatcaacagactcacacaggggagaaaccatataaatgtatggaatgtggaaaaagtttcagtcggagtggacacctcaatatacataaacagactcacacaggggagaaaccatttacatgtatggagtgcggaaagagctttagtgataatggacaaCTTAGAAAACAtaaacggactcacacaggggagaaaccatttaaatgcctggagtgcggaaagagcttcagtttcaatgcaaaccttagaacacatcaacggactcacacaggggagaaaccatttaaatgcctggagtgcggaaagagcttctgtcagagtggacacctcaatattcatcaacggactcacacagaggagaaaccatttacatgtatggaatgtggaaaaagtttcagtcggagtggacacctcaatatacatcaacagactcacacaggggagaaaccatttacatgtatggagtgtggaaagagcttcagtcagagtggacacctcaatattcatcaacggactcacacaggggagaaaccatttacatgtatggagtgtggaaaaagctttagtgataatggacaacttagaaaacatcaacggactcacacaggggagaaaccatataaatgtatggaatgtgggaaaagtttcagtcggagtggacacctcaatatacataaacagactcacacaggggagaaaccatttacatgtatggagtgcggaaagagcttcagtttcaatgcaacccttagaacacatcaacggactcacacaggggagaaaccatttaaatgtatggagtgtggaaagagctttagtaataatcgaaatcttagaaaacatcaacagactcacacaggggagaaaccatttaaatgtatggaatgtggaaagagtttcagtcagagtggacacctcaatatacataaACAGAcacatacaggagagaaaccatttaaatgtatgcagtgcggaaagagctttagtgataatggcaaacttagaacacatcaccggactcacacaggggagaaaccatttaaatgtatggagtgcggaaagagctttagtgataatggcaaacttagaacacatcaacggactcacacaggggagaaaccatttaaatgtatggagtgcggaaagagctttagtttcAATGCaacccttagaatacatcaacggactcacacaggggagaaaccatataaatgtatggaatgtggaaaaagtttcagtcagagtggacacctcaatatacatcaacagactcacacaggggagaaaccatataaatgtatggagtgtggcaAGAGCTttagtcagagtggacacctcaatatacataaacagactcacacaggggagaaaccatttacatgtatggagtgcggaaagagctttagtgataatggaaaacttagaagacatcaacagactcacgcaggggagaaaccatttacatgcatggagtgcggaaagagcttcaggcagaatggacaccttagaaaacatcagcagacACACAGCGGAGAAACTCTGTAAATGTATGGACTGTGGAAGGAGCTccagtcagagtggaacccttgatttatgtCAACAAACTCAAACAAAAGCTAAACCTTATAAATATCAGAAAAGTAGATAgaggttcagtcctagtggaaATTCTAAATCAACAGATTCACGGACAGGAAGAGCTTTAGTACTTGAAACCCTTCAAACCATCAACAAactcaaagaggagaagcagtttaaatgaaaagattgcaaaaagtgctttatttACAATGGATTGTTTAAGGAACATCCAGAGATGCTCACATGTAAGAACCCATTTAAATGTATACAGTGTGGGACGTCTTCCTCTCAGAGTCCACTCTTTTCTTCACAGaaatgaactcagcaggaaattGGTCTTTAAAACATGTGTATGTGAAGTTCTGGTAATTATGTGTAAAACTGTATAgtaatgaaatattgaaggcaatgTCAAACAATGTGATTATAATCTAGAATGTAATGTACCTTTCGATAGAAAAGGGGAGAGGGTTTATCTGGATTACTTGGTGGTCAGtgagggctgggcgatatattgtgCATTACTGGTTTCTTGACCACATCATGATAACCTTCCAAAAACAACTGATATGGCAACACACCACAGATCACAGTGTGTGTTTCTGGGATGTGCCTGCAAGCAGCGGCAGAAAGCTTTGCTTCGTGAAGTCCCTGCAGATGCCGAGTTCCTGACTTCCCTCACAGACGACAGGAAGCGAAAGACACacatccattgccctgtgtccttccagcctctttccttccttgctcccttctgccggtgtgtgtgcctgacttagatttcctgtgtgctgtatttttttactgctgaaactggatttgctctcaggagcaAAGTTTTGTGCCTCATTGGGAACCCAGTGAGAACTGcatgctttgaaagctcagtaaactattactgaagaagtcctgctgcctctgtgtgtgtttttgacctcag
This region includes:
- the LOC144329037 gene encoding uncharacterized protein LOC144329037, giving the protein MSTHSSHQRPPTEEIPFKGMECRKSVTNNGKLRRHQQNSTGEKPYKCMECGKSFSQSGHLNIHQRIHTGEKPYTCMECGKSFSQSAYLNIHQKTHTGEKPFTCMQCGKSFSDNGKLRTHHRTHTGEKPFKCIECGKSFSFNATLRIHQRTHTGEKPYKCMECGKSFSRSGHLNIHQQTHTGEKPYKCMECGKSFSRSGHLNIHKQTHTGEKPFTCMECGKSFSDNGQLRKHKRTHTGEKPFKCLECGKSFSFNANLRTHQRTHTGEKPFKCLECGKSFCQSGHLNIHQRTHTEEKPFTCMECGKSFSRSGHLNIHQQTHTGEKPFTCMECGKSFSQSGHLNIHQRTHTGEKPFTCMECGKSFSDNGQLRKHQRTHTGEKPYKCMECGKSFSRSGHLNIHKQTHTGEKPFTCMECGKSFSFNATLRTHQRTHTGEKPFKCMECGKSFSNNRNLRKHQQTHTGEKPFKCMECGKSFSQSGHLNIHKQTHTGEKPFKCMQCGKSFSDNGKLRTHHRTHTGEKPFKCMECGKSFSDNGKLRTHQRTHTGEKPFKCMECGKSFSFNATLRIHQRTHTGEKPYKCMECGKSFSQSGHLNIHQQTHTGEKPYKCMECGKSFSQSGHLNIHKQTHTGEKPFTCMECGKSFSDNGKLRRHQRTHTGEKPFKCMECGKSFSLNATLGIHQRTHTGEKSFKCLECGKSFSQNAILRTHQRTHTGEKPYKSMECGKSFSDNGSLRKHQRTHTGEKPYKCMECGKSFRKFLTCDFTVHQRTHTGEKPFKCMECGKCFSKNGNLRTHQRTHTGQKPYKCMECGKSFSQSGHLNIHQRTHTGEKPYKCMECGKCFSQSGHLNIHQRTHTGEKPYKCMECGNSFSNNGNLRTHQRTHTGQKPYKCMECGKSFSQNGSLRIHQWSHNGEKPHKCMECGKSFSQNGDLKLHQRIHAGEKPYKCMACGRSFSQSEHLNIHQRTHTVEKPYKCMECGNSFSNNGSLRIHQRIHTGEKPYKCMACGKSFSQNGSLRIHQRIHTGEKPFECLECGKFFSQNGDLKLHQRIHAGEKPYKCMECGKSFSQSGHLNIHQRTHTGEKPYKCMECGKSFTDNGSLRIHQRIHTREKPYKCMECGKSFSKNTNLKLHQRTHTGEKPYECMECGKCFSFNETLRRHQRIHTGEKPCKCMECGKNFRDNGALRTHQRTHTGEKPFKCIECGKSFRHSGSFRKHQQTHIGEAI